A stretch of DNA from Pongo abelii isolate AG06213 chromosome 10, NHGRI_mPonAbe1-v2.0_pri, whole genome shotgun sequence:
AGCTGGTCTGGGTCTAGTTCACTTCACCAAGAAGTCCATGCTGTCGCAATAGCTTGTTAAGTCTTTCAATTTCTTGTTCCTATTGCAAAAGCAGACAAACACTGGAATTTACTTTGAGCCTCGCCAGGGATGTGACAATCATTCAGTGAGCCCCAGGCACAGGACCACAGAGATGAATGAAAGCTACGCTGTTTGTGGCATTCAGTCAGCTGAGGAGACTGCTACAATCAGATAGGCTCCACTGAGCAGCAGTGACAGCAGTGAGAAGACAAAGGTGGGGGGACCTGGCAGAGCCCTGGGATGTGGGGGGGTGCACAGCTTCAGGGAGGATGTGATGCCTGGGCTGGATCTGAAAGGACAAGGCAGGCTCAGCCCAGGGAAGGGCGCTCTAGGCGCATGAGCAGCGCTGTGCTGCAGGCGGGTGCTGTGGCAGAGGCCAGCTTCCcagaggccttttttttttttttttttgagacagagttttgctcttgttgctcaggctggagtgcaatggcgcaatcttggctcaccacaacctccgcctcccggattcaagcaattctcctgtctcagcctcctgagtagctaggattgcaggcatgtgccaccacgcccagctaattttgtatttttagcagagacagggtttctccatgttggtcaggctggtctcgaactccagacctcaggtgatccacctgccttggcctcccaaagtgctgggattacaggcatgagccaccacgcccagtccccAGATGTGTCGTCTTACCTTCTCAGAGCAGCTGAACTCAAGGTGTTGAATCTTGGCGGCCAATTGTACATTCATCTGTTTTAACCTTAAGAGTTGCCGTTCTGAACGTGTCTTAACCGAGATGATAATCCCTGAAATAAAATTGGGGGTCTCAGTGATACTGGTTTCTAACTTAACCACTcaggaaaaaaatctgtattcttATAGAGTTTGGAGGAGTGGTGACAGACACGCGAGACAGTCATCACTTTAGGGTATCAGAACTGGGAGGTCAGGGTTTCGTGTCTGAGCTACTTAGTACCCAGTTACACAGTATCTCTCTTTAGCTGGCATGGCTGAGAAATCCTTAAAAATAATCACTGACAAGATGAGCATTAGGCTTCTTAACCTAGAACCTGTTCACAATCATATGGATGCATAGCAGCGGTGTCCATAAATGCCACGAAAGCACAGGCTGGGAAATGCCCCCTTTCCCCATAACAGGCATCTTCCATAGGAACTgaaaggctttttttctttcctttgacaagagtccagtttttttttttttgagatggggtcttgctgtcacccaggctggagtgcagtggcacagtcttggcttattgcagcctccaaatcctgggcttaagcgatcctcccacctcagcctccccagtggctgggactacatgtgtgcaccaccacacccaactgatgtttgtattttttttttgtagagatggggtttcaccatgttgcccaggttggtctcgaactcctgggctcaagtgatcctcctgcctcagcctcccaaagtgctgggattacaggcatgaccactgcacccaacctgtttcattttatttgcttgACGTAAACCTGTTCATAACCAGCTCCTAAAGGGctgaagaggaagaagggaggagagggaggtgaGGGGGCAGAGGGGAGGCCTCCATAACAGGAGCCACTGTGAGCTCAGGCACCCAGAGTGACTGCGCAGCCAGGCCTCGGATGTATGCCTGAGCCCCTACTCTCCATCCACAGCCTGGGAGTGCAGGAGACGTACCATTGATGATCCGGGCCACCCGCCACAGCCGGAGCAGAATCAGCAGGCCCAGAGCCTCAAACTCGTGCTCCTGGAACAGGAGGACAATGTCGAGGACGAATGAGACCACCACCACGACGGCATCCAGGATCTCAAACTTGTGGTGAAAGAACTCCAGGCGGAAGACAAATAATTTAAAGATAATCTCCATCATAAAAAAGACTAAGATGGTGATGCTCATGTAGTGGAATACCTGAAGGGGACAAGGAACCACAGTCAGGGGAGATTGGGCCTCTGGGAGGTCAAGCTGCCCTCGCATGCACCTGCCTGGTCACCAGCAAGAGAATTCATCTGTTGGACAAATCCAGATGCCCAGTGCTGGAAACACAGCTGTGAACACCACAGATGAGGCACCTGCTCTCTAAAGGGCAATTAGGCAATGTCAGAATTAAAGCATCCTCTAGACCCTTTGGACAAGCAATTCCATGGCTAAGAACTTACCCTACAGCTGAGCTCCTGTGCACAGGGACTAAGgatatttactgcagcactgtttgcAGAACAAATACTTTCTGCATTGTTTGTAAGACAACAGAAATGTCCATTAGACAGAAATGTCCATTAGAAGTTACTCTTGAAATGAATGGTGGCACCTCCATATGGGGCCCTAAGGACACAGTTGTTAAAAAgattaagctgggtgtggtggctcgagctgatagtcccagttacttaggaggctagGTGGGGCCTCCTGCCTAGAGCccagtttgaggccagtctgggcaacatagcaagaccccatctctaaaataactgaatgaatgaatgaatggaggcaGATCCATATGTTCCAATTAGGAGTGATCACCAAGGTAGGTGGAAAGTGAAAAGGGTTCCGAGATCCTGATCcagtcctggctgggcacagtggctcatgcctgttatcccagcactttgggaggccaaggtgggcagatcacctgaggtctggagtttgagaccaccttggtcaacatggtgaaaacgtgtctctactaaaaaaatacaaaaagttagtcaggcatggtggtgcatgcctgtagtcccagctatttgggaggctgaggcaggagaattgcttgaacctggaggaggttgcagtgagctgagattgcaccactgcactccagcctaggtgacaagtgagactctgtctctaaaaataaaaataaaaaataaaaaataaaataaaataaccagtcCTCACACCAAGATAACCATTTCCAGATCTGCGGCAGGGGAGGTACAATGTGGGCAAGGACGTCTTgtgccagaaagcaaggaagtcTTCAAAGACATTGCAGAGTCATGTCAACAGGACCCAGCAGTCAGCTTGAAGAGGCTCACAGTGACAACATTTGGAACAATCTGAACATTGAAAAGAATGACTAAGATTGATTGTAACACAGtgaataaaaaaaattcacagtgcGGCACatacacccatgcacacacacacacacgtgggaAAACAGGGAAGTGCTTTTTTATAGAAGAGTACCTACTACTAAATgtagaaggaaagacagaaaatcaccattttgcattccctaGTGTAGTCACTGACTCAGGCAAGGATCACCAACAGATGCCAACTGGGGAAGAGGATATTTGCGTGCTACCAAAGCAGTACCGGGCAGATCATTTACCACTGCAGTGGGAAAAATGCCCCTGGCCAGTGGAGCAGTCCAGCATTTACTACCTACATCAAGTGACCCAACTGAGTGGGACCCCTGGCGTGGTGTGCCTCCTGAAAATGCCACATCCAGAACATTGCCAGCCAATGAGGACTCCCTGCTGATCAAGCCCTGGACCTAACCGTGCGTGGTGTGCGGGAAATAAAGAAACAAGGCAGGAGACCTCAAAATCATCAGACAAATCCAGAACATGGGACATTCTACTGGCTGGGCTCTTCCAAGAGTCATTGtcatgaaggaaaaagaaaagcaggaggATTTCTCTAGATTAAGTTAAGCCCagggaggccgggtgtggtggctcacgcctgtaatcccagcactttgggaggccaagacaggaggattgcttgagcctgggagttcaagaccagcctgggcaacacaaggaaaccctgtctctacaaaaaatttaaaaattagctaggtgtggtggtgcgtgtctgtggttctagctactcaggaggctgaggtgggaggaaggcttgagcccatgagatcaaggctacagtgagctgttaggtgctcctgcactccagcctgggtgacagggcaaaatTCTGTcttaagtataaaaaaaaatttaaaaattccaaggAGACATAACCAAATAGAATATTGGAATTCTCTATCCTAGTTTGAAAAAAAGTGCCATTAAAGACATTcttgggctggacacagtggctcttgcctgtaatcccagcactttgggaggccgaagtgggcagatcacttgaggtcaggagttcgataccagcctggccaacaaggtgaaatctcatctctactaaaaatacaaaaattagctgggtgtggtggcgggcacctgtaatcccaattactctggagctggaggcagaagaattgcttgaactcaggaggcggatgttgcagtgagatgagatagtgccactgcactccagcctgggtgatagagactatctcaaaaaaataaaaagagacatttGGGATGAGTGAATAAAAGCGGTTGTTAGGTGGGACTATTGATCTTATTTTAGGTCTGATGATGCTCTCATGGCTTCATGGGAGAAAAACCTTATTAGGCACGTTGAAGTATTTAGGAGTGAAGGGTTGTGATGTCAAATGGCCAGATGGAAACATGTGTGAGTCTGTGGGGATGTATAGTGACAAAGCAAACACAGCAAAATATGTCTTTGCCATTTTTCATAaaaagttgagagaaaaaaagacaataagtATGGCAGGTATGTTAATGGATTCTATTAAAGATAGAGGGAGAGAGCCAAGTGCAGTGTcgcacgcccgtaatcccagcactttgggaggcagaggtgggtggatcacttgagccctggggtTCAAGACCCAGTCTCTGAGAAACATGAAAACAATTATTTAGGAGAAAATAGATGGACAGGGAAGATTCTCCTCCTATGCCGGCATAGGAGATGTCACAGGGCTGCCTCTGGGAATGGTatcaggaagaaggaggaagtttaatatttccttctgcctttttcACCACTTGCAAAGACATACATTTGCATAtcaattccattttgtttttccaaaaaagGGCATGGCGGGGGATGGGGggggaaatgctttttttttttttttttttttttcctggagacggagttttgctcttgttgcccaggctggagtgcagtggtgctatctcggctcactgcaacctccgcctctggggttcaagcgattctcctgcctcagcctcctgagtagctgggattacaggcgcgtgccaccacgcccagctacttttttgtattcttagtagagatggggtttcattatgttggccaggctggtctcgaactcctgacctcaggtgatccacccgccttgtcctcccaaagtgcagagactacaggtgtgagccaccgtgcccagccagagatGATTTGAACTCTCCTGATCTCCTCCCTTGGCACTGAGACAGGGTGTGTCCACCACCCTTTGGGTGAACATCTGGGATGGGCTCAGTAACTGAATCAGTGAATAAACAGCACATCCCCTGATGGCCCAGCAAGGGGACCATGCAGACCATCAACAGAAGACAGGAGGAATGCCCCTCCTGACCCAGAGATGGGAGAGTGGATCCACCCCACATGCTCCAGCTCACTAGCCTAGCATCGCCCAGGATTCCAGCCATCAAGTGAAACAAGGTTTCCTGCTTGTGGTAAATGCTAATCCATAATCTGGAAAGGAAGATGAAAACACCTATCAAACTACCACAGACCTTGCTACTCCAAGTGGGGTGTCAGCTGTTCCACTCTGTACCCCATCTGTGCAGATAACACAAGTAAAACGTATCAGTAAGACCCCAGAAGAGCTGTCAACCCCTACCATGGCAGCATAGTTATTCTTGTCGGGCTGGATGATCTTCAGGTCCAGGATGAGCTCAGCAAGCACCAGGAGGGCATCCAGAACCACCAAGCAGATGATGATGACCTGTGGGCCGAGGGAAGGTGCCAGAGACCATAAGACCCACACAGAGGCCCTCCCTCTCCCATCATTAAGAGCTGGCTTGGAAGCACGTGGGGGAAACCACTGGGCAAAGCCATTAAGAATGGGAGGCTACTGCCATAGCTCACCAGAGGCCCCACCAGGATGGAGGCTGTGCAGGGCCAGCTCCTCTCTGATAGAAGCTGCCAGCCTCCTTCCCGCCACCCTCCTGGCCTGCTCTGCTTCTAGGCGCTGCCCACCTTCCCTGCCCTCCCAGAACATCTCTGGCTCATTTTCTGACCTTTGGTCACTGTTTCTCAAATACCACCTCTCAAACCAAACTGCCCATACCTAGATGGCAACAAataatcaggttttttttttttttttttttttttgagacagagtcttgttttgtcacccaggctggagtacagt
This window harbors:
- the HVCN1 gene encoding voltage-gated hydrogen channel 1 isoform X1, whose amino-acid sequence is MATWDEKAVTRRAKVAPAERMSKFLRHFTVVGDDYHAWNINYKKWENEEDEEEEEQPPLTPASGEEGRAAAPDAAPAPAPGPAPKAPLDFRGMLRKLFSSHRFQVIIICLVVLDALLVLAELILDLKIIQPDKNNYAAMVFHYMSITILVFFMMEIIFKLFVFRLEFFHHKFEILDAVVVVVSFVLDIVLLFQEHEFEALGLLILLRLWRVARIINGIIISVKTRSERQLLRLKQMNVQLAAKIQHLEFSCSEKEQEIERLNKLLRQHGLLGEVN
- the HVCN1 gene encoding voltage-gated hydrogen channel 1 isoform X2; the encoded protein is MSKFLRHFTVVGDDYHAWNINYKKWENEEDEEEEEQPPLTPASGEEGRAAAPDAAPAPAPGPAPKAPLDFRGMLRKLFSSHRFQVIIICLVVLDALLVLAELILDLKIIQPDKNNYAAMVFHYMSITILVFFMMEIIFKLFVFRLEFFHHKFEILDAVVVVVSFVLDIVLLFQEHEFEALGLLILLRLWRVARIINGIIISVKTRSERQLLRLKQMNVQLAAKIQHLEFSCSEKEQEIERLNKLLRQHGLLGEVN